The Musa acuminata AAA Group cultivar baxijiao chromosome BXJ2-2, Cavendish_Baxijiao_AAA, whole genome shotgun sequence genome has a segment encoding these proteins:
- the LOC135605589 gene encoding E3 ubiquitin-protein ligase RHF2A-like isoform X3, with the protein MDETAKMESHLSSAAAFVEGGIQDACDDACSICLEAFCESDPSTVTGCKHEFHLQCILEWCQRSSQCPMCWQSISLKDSTSQELLEAVERERNIRLNHARTTTIFHHPALGDFELQHVGSSIMLPVGGSDAELEERIIQHLAAAAAMGRAHHIARREGRVRSGSHGRPQYLVFSTNSNTPSVGSVSASSAPIGENELAPAIIAADSSATITTPGEEPAEVTNVSPAHASQVPFLTPGSSSNPQRTPAQSSPVSQEPGPSDFQSFSETLKSRLNAVSMRYKESIAKSTRGWRERLFSRNSTVADIGSEVRREVNAGIATVSRMMERLDTRETRRMSGVSAPPSDEVHSVMEPTNESVTANHANTHPNNSTTPSSCIASSGPN; encoded by the exons ATGGACGAGACTGCAAAGATGGAGAGCCATCTATCATCAGCTGCGGCTTTTGTGGAAGGAGGAATTCAGGATGCTTGTGATGATGCATGCAGCATCTGTCTGGAAGCCTTCTGTGAAAGTGATCCTTCGACG GTTACTGGTTGCAAGCATGAGTTCCATCTACAGTGCATTCTTGAATG GTGCCAGAGAAGCTCTCAGTGTCCTATGTGTTGGCAGTCAATCAGTTTGAAGGATTCCACCAG CCAAGAACTATTGGAGGCTGTAGAGCGGGAAAGGAACATTAGACTTAACCATGCACGGACTACCACCATTTTTCATCATCCAGCACTTGGTGATTTCGAATTGCAGCATGTTGGTAGTTCCATAATG TTGCCAGTTGGTGGAAGTGATGCTGAACTCGAAGAGCGTATTATTCAGCacttagctgctgctgctgccatggGAAGAGCTCACCACATTGCTAGAAGAGAAGGACGGGTCAGATCAGGTTCTCATGGTCGCCCACAGTATCTGGTTTTCTCTACAAATTCAAACACCCCTTCTGTGGGCTCGGTATCTGCCTCATCTGCTCCAATAGGAGAAAATGAATTAGCTCCTGCAATAATTGCTGCCGATTCATCAGCTACTATAACTACTCCAGGAGAGGAACCTGCTGAAGTGACAAATGTTAGCCCAGCTCATGCTAGCCAGGTTCCTTTCTTGACGCCAGGTAGCAGCAGTAATCCACAAAG GACACCTGCACAATCATCTCCGGTTAGCCAAGAACCAGGACCATCAGACTTCCAATCCTTCTCAGAGACTCTGAAATCTCGCCTTAATGCTGTGTCAATGAG GTACAAGGAATCTATTGCTAAGAGCACCCGAGGATGGAGGGAGCGGCTGTTTTCACGTAATAGTACTGTGGCAGATATTGGTTCTGAAGTCAGGAGAGAAGTTAATGCTGGAATTGCTACTGTGTCACGGATGATGGAACGCTTGGACACGAGGGAAACTAGAAGAATGTCTGGTGTGTCTGCTCCACCAAGTGATGAAGTGCACTCAGTTATGGAACCAACTAACGAGAGTGTTACTGCCAATCATGCTAACACTCATCCAAACAATAGTACTACGccatcttcttgcattgcaagttCAGGTCCCAATTAA
- the LOC135605589 gene encoding E3 ubiquitin-protein ligase RHF2A-like isoform X4, with product MLVMMHAASVWKPSVKVILRRYAVMYKYVTGCKHEFHLQCILEWCQRSSQCPMCWQSISLKDSTSQELLEAVERERNIRLNHARTTTIFHHPALGDFELQHVGSSIMLPVGGSDAELEERIIQHLAAAAAMGRAHHIARREGRVRSGSHGRPQYLVFSTNSNTPSVGSVSASSAPIGENELAPAIIAADSSATITTPGEEPAEVTNVSPAHASQVPFLTPGSSSNPQRSSISSPRTPAQSSPVSQEPGPSDFQSFSETLKSRLNAVSMRYKESIAKSTRGWRERLFSRNSTVADIGSEVRREVNAGIATVSRMMERLDTRETRRMSGVSAPPSDEVHSVMEPTNESVTANHANTHPNNSTTPSSCIASSGPN from the exons ATGCTTGTGATGATGCATGCAGCATCTGTCTGGAAGCCTTCTGTGAAAGTGATCCTTCGACGGTATGCtgttatgtataaatat GTTACTGGTTGCAAGCATGAGTTCCATCTACAGTGCATTCTTGAATG GTGCCAGAGAAGCTCTCAGTGTCCTATGTGTTGGCAGTCAATCAGTTTGAAGGATTCCACCAG CCAAGAACTATTGGAGGCTGTAGAGCGGGAAAGGAACATTAGACTTAACCATGCACGGACTACCACCATTTTTCATCATCCAGCACTTGGTGATTTCGAATTGCAGCATGTTGGTAGTTCCATAATG TTGCCAGTTGGTGGAAGTGATGCTGAACTCGAAGAGCGTATTATTCAGCacttagctgctgctgctgccatggGAAGAGCTCACCACATTGCTAGAAGAGAAGGACGGGTCAGATCAGGTTCTCATGGTCGCCCACAGTATCTGGTTTTCTCTACAAATTCAAACACCCCTTCTGTGGGCTCGGTATCTGCCTCATCTGCTCCAATAGGAGAAAATGAATTAGCTCCTGCAATAATTGCTGCCGATTCATCAGCTACTATAACTACTCCAGGAGAGGAACCTGCTGAAGTGACAAATGTTAGCCCAGCTCATGCTAGCCAGGTTCCTTTCTTGACGCCAGGTAGCAGCAGTAATCCACAAAGGTCCAGTATATCTAGTCCCAG GACACCTGCACAATCATCTCCGGTTAGCCAAGAACCAGGACCATCAGACTTCCAATCCTTCTCAGAGACTCTGAAATCTCGCCTTAATGCTGTGTCAATGAG GTACAAGGAATCTATTGCTAAGAGCACCCGAGGATGGAGGGAGCGGCTGTTTTCACGTAATAGTACTGTGGCAGATATTGGTTCTGAAGTCAGGAGAGAAGTTAATGCTGGAATTGCTACTGTGTCACGGATGATGGAACGCTTGGACACGAGGGAAACTAGAAGAATGTCTGGTGTGTCTGCTCCACCAAGTGATGAAGTGCACTCAGTTATGGAACCAACTAACGAGAGTGTTACTGCCAATCATGCTAACACTCATCCAAACAATAGTACTACGccatcttcttgcattgcaagttCAGGTCCCAATTAA
- the LOC135605589 gene encoding E3 ubiquitin-protein ligase RHF2A-like isoform X2, with translation MDETAKMESHLSSAAAFVEGGIQDACDDACSICLEAFCESDPSTVTGCKHEFHLQCILEWCQRSSQCPMCWQSISLKDSTSQELLEAVERERNIRLNHARTTTIFHHPALGDFELQHLPVGGSDAELEERIIQHLAAAAAMGRAHHIARREGRVRSGSHGRPQYLVFSTNSNTPSVGSVSASSAPIGENELAPAIIAADSSATITTPGEEPAEVTNVSPAHASQVPFLTPGSSSNPQRSSISSPRTPAQSSPVSQEPGPSDFQSFSETLKSRLNAVSMRYKESIAKSTRGWRERLFSRNSTVADIGSEVRREVNAGIATVSRMMERLDTRETRRMSGVSAPPSDEVHSVMEPTNESVTANHANTHPNNSTTPSSCIASSGPN, from the exons ATGGACGAGACTGCAAAGATGGAGAGCCATCTATCATCAGCTGCGGCTTTTGTGGAAGGAGGAATTCAGGATGCTTGTGATGATGCATGCAGCATCTGTCTGGAAGCCTTCTGTGAAAGTGATCCTTCGACG GTTACTGGTTGCAAGCATGAGTTCCATCTACAGTGCATTCTTGAATG GTGCCAGAGAAGCTCTCAGTGTCCTATGTGTTGGCAGTCAATCAGTTTGAAGGATTCCACCAG CCAAGAACTATTGGAGGCTGTAGAGCGGGAAAGGAACATTAGACTTAACCATGCACGGACTACCACCATTTTTCATCATCCAGCACTTGGTGATTTCGAATTGCAGCAT TTGCCAGTTGGTGGAAGTGATGCTGAACTCGAAGAGCGTATTATTCAGCacttagctgctgctgctgccatggGAAGAGCTCACCACATTGCTAGAAGAGAAGGACGGGTCAGATCAGGTTCTCATGGTCGCCCACAGTATCTGGTTTTCTCTACAAATTCAAACACCCCTTCTGTGGGCTCGGTATCTGCCTCATCTGCTCCAATAGGAGAAAATGAATTAGCTCCTGCAATAATTGCTGCCGATTCATCAGCTACTATAACTACTCCAGGAGAGGAACCTGCTGAAGTGACAAATGTTAGCCCAGCTCATGCTAGCCAGGTTCCTTTCTTGACGCCAGGTAGCAGCAGTAATCCACAAAGGTCCAGTATATCTAGTCCCAG GACACCTGCACAATCATCTCCGGTTAGCCAAGAACCAGGACCATCAGACTTCCAATCCTTCTCAGAGACTCTGAAATCTCGCCTTAATGCTGTGTCAATGAG GTACAAGGAATCTATTGCTAAGAGCACCCGAGGATGGAGGGAGCGGCTGTTTTCACGTAATAGTACTGTGGCAGATATTGGTTCTGAAGTCAGGAGAGAAGTTAATGCTGGAATTGCTACTGTGTCACGGATGATGGAACGCTTGGACACGAGGGAAACTAGAAGAATGTCTGGTGTGTCTGCTCCACCAAGTGATGAAGTGCACTCAGTTATGGAACCAACTAACGAGAGTGTTACTGCCAATCATGCTAACACTCATCCAAACAATAGTACTACGccatcttcttgcattgcaagttCAGGTCCCAATTAA
- the LOC135605589 gene encoding E3 ubiquitin-protein ligase RHF2A-like isoform X1 produces the protein MDETAKMESHLSSAAAFVEGGIQDACDDACSICLEAFCESDPSTVTGCKHEFHLQCILEWCQRSSQCPMCWQSISLKDSTSQELLEAVERERNIRLNHARTTTIFHHPALGDFELQHVGSSIMLPVGGSDAELEERIIQHLAAAAAMGRAHHIARREGRVRSGSHGRPQYLVFSTNSNTPSVGSVSASSAPIGENELAPAIIAADSSATITTPGEEPAEVTNVSPAHASQVPFLTPGSSSNPQRSSISSPRTPAQSSPVSQEPGPSDFQSFSETLKSRLNAVSMRYKESIAKSTRGWRERLFSRNSTVADIGSEVRREVNAGIATVSRMMERLDTRETRRMSGVSAPPSDEVHSVMEPTNESVTANHANTHPNNSTTPSSCIASSGPN, from the exons ATGGACGAGACTGCAAAGATGGAGAGCCATCTATCATCAGCTGCGGCTTTTGTGGAAGGAGGAATTCAGGATGCTTGTGATGATGCATGCAGCATCTGTCTGGAAGCCTTCTGTGAAAGTGATCCTTCGACG GTTACTGGTTGCAAGCATGAGTTCCATCTACAGTGCATTCTTGAATG GTGCCAGAGAAGCTCTCAGTGTCCTATGTGTTGGCAGTCAATCAGTTTGAAGGATTCCACCAG CCAAGAACTATTGGAGGCTGTAGAGCGGGAAAGGAACATTAGACTTAACCATGCACGGACTACCACCATTTTTCATCATCCAGCACTTGGTGATTTCGAATTGCAGCATGTTGGTAGTTCCATAATG TTGCCAGTTGGTGGAAGTGATGCTGAACTCGAAGAGCGTATTATTCAGCacttagctgctgctgctgccatggGAAGAGCTCACCACATTGCTAGAAGAGAAGGACGGGTCAGATCAGGTTCTCATGGTCGCCCACAGTATCTGGTTTTCTCTACAAATTCAAACACCCCTTCTGTGGGCTCGGTATCTGCCTCATCTGCTCCAATAGGAGAAAATGAATTAGCTCCTGCAATAATTGCTGCCGATTCATCAGCTACTATAACTACTCCAGGAGAGGAACCTGCTGAAGTGACAAATGTTAGCCCAGCTCATGCTAGCCAGGTTCCTTTCTTGACGCCAGGTAGCAGCAGTAATCCACAAAGGTCCAGTATATCTAGTCCCAG GACACCTGCACAATCATCTCCGGTTAGCCAAGAACCAGGACCATCAGACTTCCAATCCTTCTCAGAGACTCTGAAATCTCGCCTTAATGCTGTGTCAATGAG GTACAAGGAATCTATTGCTAAGAGCACCCGAGGATGGAGGGAGCGGCTGTTTTCACGTAATAGTACTGTGGCAGATATTGGTTCTGAAGTCAGGAGAGAAGTTAATGCTGGAATTGCTACTGTGTCACGGATGATGGAACGCTTGGACACGAGGGAAACTAGAAGAATGTCTGGTGTGTCTGCTCCACCAAGTGATGAAGTGCACTCAGTTATGGAACCAACTAACGAGAGTGTTACTGCCAATCATGCTAACACTCATCCAAACAATAGTACTACGccatcttcttgcattgcaagttCAGGTCCCAATTAA
- the LOC135605587 gene encoding nuclear pore complex protein NUP1-like: protein MHTAAPSYAVLLVRSSFPPFLLASPPTTLYLLSLRTQSRILLFFTPPVPLPLFIQALSVLEIRPLRPMEAYEGGGGIGGKFPKRPFRRAPATPYERPPSAVRPARGHAAETRGNGWLSKLVDPASRIIAWSASRLFSSSVFQKRLGPPPAAASQATAKSMEEVSEEHCTKSLQEVQEQHLNVGNNINSCPNAGGAQHGTNSCVDGVLDLEQLLKQKTFTRIEFDRMTQLLRSRTVEPSTPEVAVNSGNKEMANVLYQANNKQQCAIEPTRIQPASSYYKNDKEVVSEQEKRGIIGLNGNDATPVNLIVPKEEAALPTEIAKAYMRSRPFKVSPANLSGQNKLFREDKALPSGTPYGNKISDRPMALRSAVCISGPPETKPNSYISPKLNGRSAIYKMSRSPYFKPHLMGDKLLMDGYGGPSSSSQSMSTNIIHPGGRQMLKRRSSVLDDDIGSFGPTRRTRQKSNLMSPLKSSYSSVGHFLPSSSTHVDRGSIIPRQKLYHLNEQKNNHAESQASENGGMPIVPVPLQSSEMARKILQQLDKLAPSPKEKSSKLKIDTNDSPHMLTQNMLGGRALKSMEEIDTSKFLNVQVNGGLEAASDSHQEGYAISHKKDETEENAYTKHAVKGVQVISTASILKKPNLVGTEAKPTVTSANVAVIPGADTIFTRKKPSFQMSAPEDLDMLDDDSYNIKNSSSPTIIVDNKSESISEVESLETTHVAKTNLEKSVESSSIGMHVSTAILDRDPQKINNCSGTDKRDGFPFPAVPASNSFKLPSVCPMLVTSLEKSATQNEEVSASTSKIVLNTRSFGSPSTYADSSVSKFAVSNATTTDVLEGSNSGEVGKTMKGGDSFNACGSAASSGLSTLTSSGINVFGVSTTSKLNDEAASLTSTTSLVPDASGMASDSSCPSGFSTSISTMPSPSIAVSHAAPALSTISSFQFNTCGSLGASSPVISSTEKCGPANLIESDKSSTFSISSSATLGTSAATSVSVSMINSSSALPVSPLFSTASDFLAGSTSSSFSTSSSGLFSFGASSQSSGANSLIFSNNPQNLTKSGDTAGSTFSTQLAVSGTGMSNPLPSSSGTFGSSTPVPIFGSSGTFSSGSASSSFGFSTATKPLCSSSSFSFSSVTGSSSNSGSISTFVPATNFGSSSSFPFSGATVSSLGAGNSNSLASTPPFGSSSFSFSTGGTLSTKFGDNDSSVGGTGIALFSSSSQSSQSSVSGSTFGSTTSSPATGFPFASAPSGSSPFTFGASVPAFSFTSIGNTNSSTSSAQPVFGVPNQIASLNSPGNDQMNVEDSMADDPAQSSIPPAATFGQPNLLASSNFMFGAPATPGGLSTFQFGSQQNSFIPQSQSPFQQSGNADFAGGSFSLGSSGGEKSGRRIVRVRRDKHRKK, encoded by the exons ATGCATACGGCCGCGCCGTCGTATGCGGTTCTTCTGGTTCGGTCCTCCTTCCCCCCATTTCTTCTCGCTTCGCCCCCCACCACCCTATATCTGCTCTCCTTGCGAACCCAGAGCCGAATCCTTCTCTTCTTCACGCCCCCAGTCCCTCTTCCCCTCTTCATCCAAGCCCTCTCCGTGTTGGAGATTCGACCGCTTCGTCCCATGGAGGCGTACGAGGGCGGCGGCGGGATCGGGGGGAAGTTCCCGAAGCGCCCCTTCCGGCGGGCCCCCGCGACTCCGTACGAGCGGCCTCCTTCTGCCGTGCGGCCCGCTCGCGGCCACGCCGCGGAGACTCGGGGAAACGGGTGGCTGTCCAAGCTCGTGGACCCCGCCTCCCGGATCATCGCCTGGAGCGCCTCccgcctcttctcctcctccgttTTCCAGAAGCGGCTAGGTCCTCCACCGGCTGCTGCGTCAC aagCAACTGCTAAATCTATGGAAGAAGTCTCCGAAGAACATTGTACT AAATCATTGCAAGAAGTGCAAGAACAACATCTTAATGTTGGAAATAATATAAATAGTTGTCCTAATGCTGGTGGCGCTCAACATGGAACCAATTCTTGTGTTGATGGAGTTCTTGATCTCGAGCAACTACTGAAACAGAAAACTTTTACGAGGA TTGAGTTTGATCGCATGACTCAATTGTTACGTTCAAGAACTGTAGAGCCAAGTACACCAGAAGTGGCTGTCAATTCTGGGAATAAAGAAATGGCAAATGTTCTATATCAAGCAAATAACAAGCAGCAGTGTGCTATTGAACCAACTCGTATACAACCAGCATCAAGTTATTATAAAAACGATAAGGAAGTTGTTTCAGAACAAGAAAAAAGGGGCATCATTGGGTTAAATGGAAATGATGCAACTCCAGTCAATTTGATT GTTCCCAAGGAAGAAGCTGCCTTACCAACAGAAATTGCTAAGGCATATATGAGATCAAGGCCTTTTAAAGTATCTCCTGCAAATCTAAGCGGGCAAAATAAATTATTTCGTGAAGATAAAGCTTTGCCAAGTGGTACACCATATGGAAATAAAATTTCTGATCGTCCAATGGCATTGAGATCTGCAGTCTGCATTTCTGGACCTCCTGAAACTAAACCGAACAGCTATATAAGTCCAAAACTAAATGGCAGATCAGCAATTTATAAGATGTCTCGTTCTCCATACTTCAAGCCCCATTTGATG GGTGACAAgttgttgatggatggctatggtggCCCCTCTTCATCAAGTCAATCAATGTCCACAAATATTATACATCCTGGTGGCAGACAG ATGCTAAAAAGGAGGAGCTCAGTTTTGGATGATGATATTGGATCCTTTGGTCCAACTCGTAGGACCCGACAAAAGTCTAATTTGATGTCTCCATTGAAAAGCTCATACTCATCAGTGGGACATTTTCTGCCTTCTTCCTCAACTCATGTTGATCGAGGTTCTATAATTCCTAGGCAAAAGCTTTACCACCTGAATGAACAGAAGAACAATCATGCAGAGTCACAAGCTTCAGAAAATGGTGGGATGCCTATTGTTCCTGTTCCACTGCAGTCCAGTGAGATGGCTAGGAAAATATTACAGCAGCTTGATAAACTGGCCCCATCTCCAAAAGAGAAATCATCTAAACTGAAAATTGATACCAATGACTCGCCACATATGTTAACTCAGAACATGCTGGGTGGGCGGGCTCTCAAAAGCATGGAGGAAATTGATACATCTAAATTTTTGAATGTGCAAGTGAATGGCGGTTTGGAAGCTGCCAGTGATTCACACCAAGAAGGATATGCCATCTCTCATAAGAAAGACGAGACTGAAGAAAATGCTTACACAAAGCATGCTGTTAAAGGGGTTCAAGTTATATCTACAGCCTCTATTCTCAAGAAACCTAATTTAGTTGGCACAGAGGCCAAGCCTACTGTGACATCGGCTAATGTTGCTGTTATTCCAGGTGCCGATACTATTTTCACACGAAAGAAACCTTCCTTTCAGATGAGTGCTCCTGAG GATCTCGACATGTTGGATGACGACAGTTATAATATAAAGAATTCTTCTAGTCCAACTATTATTGTTGATAATAAATCAGAGTCGATCTCGGAGGTCGAGAGTCTCGAGACTACACATGTTGCAAAAACTAATTTGGAGAAATCTGTAGAATCTTCCTCTATTGGTATGCATGTGTCTACAGCGATATTGGACAGAGATCCCCAGAAGATCAACAATTGTTCAGGTACCGATAAAAGGGATGGATTCCCTTTTCCTGCTGTACCTGCTTCCAATTCTTTCAAATTACCATCAGTTTGTCCTATGTTAGTCACATCGCTTGAGAAATCAGCTACACAGAATGAGGAAGTTTCTGCTTCTACAAGTAAAATTGTCTTGAATACTCGTTCATTTGGATCTCCTTCAACTTATGCTGATTCTAGTGTCTCGAAATTTGCTGTGAG TAATGCTACCACAACAGATGTATTAGAAGGCTCAAATTCAGGTGAAGTTGGTAAAACCATGAAAGGTGGAGACTCGTTCAATGCATGTGGAAGTGCTGCATCCTCAGGCTTGTCAACTTTAACTAGCTCAGGCATAAACGTTTTTGGAGTTTCAACAACTTCTAAACTAAATGATGAAGCTGCTTCTTTGACCTCAACCACATCCTTGGTTCCTGATGCTTCAGGCATGGCATCGGATTCTTCGTGTCCATCAGGTTTCTCTACCAGCATCAGCACGATGCCTAGTCCTTCAATTGCTGTCTCACATGCTGCACCTGCTTTGTCGACGATCTCCTCATTCCAGTTCAATACTTGTGGTTCTCTTGGTGCTTCTAGTCCAGTTATTTCGTCAACAGAAAAATGTGGGCCAGCCAACTTGATTGAGTCTGATAAGTCGTCCACTTTCAGCATAAGCAGCTCCGCCACTCTGGGTACATCTGCTGCAACATCAGTATCTGTGAGCATGATCAATAGCTCATCTGCTCTGCCCGTATCACCGTTGTTTAGTACAGCCAGTGATTTTTTGGCTGGGTCGACGTCTTCGTCTTTCTCAACTTCATCGTCTGGACTCTTCAGTTTTGGTGCATCATCACAGTCTAGTGGTGCCAACTCATTGATTTTTAGTAACAATCCTCAAAACTTGACAAAATCTGGTGACACAGCTGGATCTACTTTTAGCACTCAGCTAGCAGTGTCTGGAACAGGGATGTCAAATCCGTTGCCAAGCTCATCTGGTACATTTGGTTCATCAACTCCGGTGCCAATATTTGGTTCAAGTGGCACTTTCTCATCAGGTTCTGCAAGCTCATCGTTTGGTTTCTCAACTGCTACCAAACCTCTTTGTTCAAGTTCTAGcttctctttttcctctgttACTGGATCATCTTCCAACTCCGGCAGCATTAGTACATTTGTGCCAGCAACAAATTTTGGTTCGAGTTCCAGCTTTCCTTTTTCCGGTGCTACTGTTTCCTCTCTAGGTGCTGGCAACAGCAACTCCCTTGCATCAACTCCACCTTTTGGTTCAAGCAGCTTTTCCTTTTCAACAGGTGGTACTTTGTCGACCAAGTTTGGTGACAACGATTCCTCTGTAGGAGGTACAGGCATTGCCCTGTTCAGTTCCAGTTCCCAATCATCCCAGTCATCAGTGTCTGGCTCCACTTTTGGCTCGACAACTTCTTCCCCAGCTACAGGGTTTCCATTTGCATCAGCTCCTTCAGGAAGTTCACCTTTCACGTTTGGTGCATCAGTGCCAGCATTTTCATTCACTTCAATTGGAAACACAAATTCATCAACTTCTTCTGCACAGCCTGTGTTTGGAGTGCCAAATCAGATAGCTAGTTTGAATTCACCTGGAAATGATCAGATGAATGTTGAGGATAGCATGGCTGATGATCCTGCCCAGTCCTCTATTCCTCCAGCAGCGACATTTGGACAGCCCAATTTACTTGCATCCTCGAACTTCATGTTCGGTGCCCCAGCTACTCCTGGTGGGCTATCAACCTTTCAATTTGGCAGCCAGCAGAATAGTTTCATTCCTCAGAGCCAGTCTCCATTCCAACAGTCTGGAAATGCAGATTTTGCAGGAGGAAGCTTTTCTCTGGGAAGTAGCGGGGGTGAGAAATCTGGTCGAAGAATCGTGAGAGTAAGACGAGATAAGCACAGGAAAAAGTAA